A window from Gasterosteus aculeatus chromosome 14, fGasAcu3.hap1.1, whole genome shotgun sequence encodes these proteins:
- the rasgrf2a gene encoding ras-specific guanine nucleotide-releasing factor 2 isoform X2, producing the protein MQKGVRYNEGHALYLSVVARKEGSKRGFLSRKTAENGRWAEKYFALHQNVLFYFDNDQSARPSGIYLLEGCACERAPAPKVCAVSKEPPEKQQHYFLVIFGHDGQKPLELRSEEESDCNEWVECIQQASYSDIIIEREILMQKYIHLVQIMETEKIAANQLRTQLEDQDAEIERLKAEIVVVNKTKGRMQPQQLNPEEEDPDIKKIKKVQSFMRGWLCRRRWKIIVQDYISSPHAESMRKRNQIVFNMVEAETEYVHQLSILVNCFLRPLRMAASSKKPPISHDDVSTVFLNSETIMFLHEIFHQGLKARIANWPTLVLADLFDILLPMLNIYQEFVRNHQYSLQVLANCKQNRDFDKLLKQYESNAACEGRMLETFLTYPMFQIPRYIITLHELLAHTPHEHVERKSLEFAKSKLEELSKMMHDEVSDTENIRKNLAIERMIVEGCDILLDTSQTFVRQGSLVQLPSSSERGMLSKVRLGSLSLRKEGERQCFLFTKHFLICTRTSGGKLHLLKGGTLSLIECTLIEELEASDEDYNAAGQGFNHLEFKVVVEPPDGGSFSVVLLAPSRQEKAAWTSDISQCIDNIRCNGLMTSVFEENSKVSVPHMIKSDARLHKDDVDICFSKTLNSCKVPQIRYASVERLLERLTDLRFLSIDFLNTFLHTYRIFTTAAVVIDKLADIYKKPFTSIPVRIEQLSCDRLSIMSLCPDYSLKITQLALDQSKSLELFFATNQGSWGTDPLNNKSPRLGRKFSSPPPLTLPSRTSSPVRCRKLSLSSPVGGRAGPLDLSATPTSSAANSPTSTHGPCFPSPPPACRPASGSSSPPPVSAKTPGSPEPGPAGGGEDVGGELPRIDAFCGKLRRSIRRAVLETVSLDKFFPDSPGGVEAGDMSPCRSPSTPRHLRYRQSGGSTRHTHTHTLSITVLFWFYSLYRLWVPTVSPGDNSRCTMSSASAFAIATAAAGHGSSQAFTGSDKVCDKEFIIRRAATNRVLNVLRHWVSKHSQDFDMSSELKMGVICLLEEVIRDPDLLPQERKATSNILSALSQEDQDDAQLKIEDILQMRSCPLLHFIAAENPKAECFESLSAMELAEQITLLDHIVFRGIPYEEFLGQGWMKVDKTERTPYIMKTSQHFNDMSNLVASQIMTHTDVGSRAGAIEKWLAVADICRCLNNYNGVLEITSALNRSAIYRLKKTWAKVCKQTKALMDRLQKTVSSEGRFKNLRETLKNCNPPCVPYLGMYLTDLAFIEEGTPNFTKEGLVNFSKMRMISHIIREIRQFQQAPYRIEHQPKVTQFLLDKTLVMDEDTLYELSLKIEPRVPPG; encoded by the exons ATGCAGAAGGGCGTCCGGTACAACGAGGGCCACGCGCTCTACCTGTCGGTGGTCGCGCGCAAAGAGGGCTCCAAGCGCGGCTTCCTGAGCAGGAAGACGGCGGAGAACGGCCGCTGGGCCGAGAAGTACTTCGCGCTGCACCAGAACGTGCTCTTCTACTTCGACAACGACCAGAGCGCGAGGCCCTCGGGGATATACCTGCTGGAGGGGTGCGCGTGCGAGCGCGCGCCCGCGCCCAAGGTGTGCGCCGTCAGCAAGGAGCCGCCggagaagcagcag CACTACTTCCTGGTGATCTTCGGCCACGATGGACAGAAGCCGTTGGAGCTGCGGTCGGAGGAGGAGTCGGACTGCAACGAGTGGGTGGAGTGCATCCAGCAGGCCAG ttacTCTGACATCATCATCGAGCGTGAGATCCTGATGCAGAAGTACATCCACCTGGTGCAGATCATGGAGACGGAGAAGATCGCAGCCAATCAGCTGCGCACTCAGCTGGAGGACCAGGACGCCGAGATCGAGAGGCTCAAggccgag ATCGTCGTGGTGAACAAAACCAAGGGCAGGATGCAGCCTCAGCAGCTCAACCCGGAGGAGGAAGACCCCGACATCAAAAAGATCAAGAAG GTGCAGAGCTTCATGCGCGGCTGGCTGTGCCGGAGGAGGTGGAAGATCATCGTCCAGGACTACATCAGCTCGCCGCACGCCGAGagcatgaggaagaggaaccagATCGTCTTCAACATGGTGGAGGCGGAGACGGAGTACGTCCACCAGCTGTCCATCCTGGTCAACTGCTTCCTGCGGCCGCTCCGCATGGCGGCCAGCTCCAAGAAGCCGCCCATCAGCCACGACGACGTCAGCACCGTGTTCCTGAACAG cgagaCCATCATGTTCCTGCACGAGATCTTCCACCAGGGTCTCAAAGCTCGGATCGCCAACTGGCCCACGCTGGTCCTGG CCGACCTGTTCGACATCCTGCTGCCGATGCTGAACATCTACCAGGAGTTTGTGCGGAACCACCAGTACAGCCTGCAGGTTCTGGCCAACTGCAAACAGAACCGGGACTTCGACAAGCTGCTGAAGCAGTACGAGTCCAACGCAGCGTGTGAGGGCCGCATGCTGGAGACCTTCCTCACGTACCCCATGTTCCAG ATCCCCCGCTACATCATCACGCTCCACGAGCTGCTGGCCCACACGCCTCACGAGCACGTGGAGCGCAAGAGCCTCGAGTTCGCCAAATCCAAACTGGAGGAGCTGTCCAA GATGATGCACGACGAGGTCAGCGACACCgagaacatcaggaagaacCTGGCCATCGAGAGGATGATCGTGGAGGGCTGTGACATCCTGCTGGACACCAGCCAGACCTTCGTCAGGCAAG GCTCCCTGGTCCAGCTGCCGTCCAGCAGCGAGCGGGGGATGCTCAGCAAGGTGCGCCTGGGCTCGCTCTCCCTGAGGAAAGAGGGCGAGCGGCAGTGCTTCCTGTTCACCAAGCACTTCCTCATCTGCACGCGGACATCTGGAGGGAAGCTCCACCTGCTGAAG ggcGGCACGCTGTCCCTGATCGAGTGCACTCTCATCGAGGAGCTGGAAGCCAGCGACGAGGACT ACAACGCGGCCGGTCAGGGCTTCAACCACCTGGAGTTcaaggtggtggtggagcctCCGGACGGCGGGTCCTTCTCCGTCGTCCTGCTGGCTCCCTCCCGCCAGGAGAAGGCGGCGTGGACCAGCGACATCAGCCAG tgcatCGACAACATCCGGTGCAACGGCCTGATGACCAGCGTGTTCGAGGAGAACTCCAAGGTGTCGGTGCCGCACATGATCAA GTCCGACGCCCGGCTGCACAAAGACGACGTGGACATCTGCTTCAGCAAGACGCTGAACTCCTGCAAGGTGCCCCAGATCCGCTACGCCAGCGTGGAGCGCCTCCTGGAGCGGCTGACCGACCTGCGCTTCCTCTCCATCGACTTCCTCAACACCTTCCTGCACACGTACCGCATCTTCACCACGGCCGCCGTGGTCATCGACAAGCTGGCCGACATCTACAAGAAGCCCTTCACCTCCATCCCCGTCAG GATCGAGCAGCTTTCATGTGATCGTCTGTCCATCATGTCCCTCTGTCCCGACTACAGTCTGAAGATCACTCAGCTCGCTCTGGATCAGTCCAA gtCTCTGGAGCTCTTCTTCGCCACCAACCAGGGCTCGTGGGGGACGGACCCCCTGAACAACAAATCCCCGAGGCTGGGCCGCAAGTTCTCCTCCCCGCCgcccctcaccctcccctcccgcacctcctcccccgtccGCTGCCGCAAGCTGTCGCTCAGCTCCCCCGTGGGCGGGAGAGCCGGCCCCCTGGACCTCTCTGCCACGCCCACCTCCTCCGCAGCCAACtcgcccacctccacccacgGCCCCTGCTTCCCCTCTCCGCCGCCCGCCTGCCGTCCCGCCTCCGGCTCGTCCTCGCCGCCCCCCGTCTCCGCCAAGACCCCCGGCTCGCCGGAGCCCGGCCCGGCCGGCGGCGGGGAGGACGTCGGCGGGGAGCTGCCGCGCATCGACGCCTTCTGCGGGAAGCTGAGGCGGAGCATCCGCAGGG CTGTCCTGGAGACCGTCTCTCTGGACAAGTTCTTCCCCGACTCGCCGGGCGGCGTCGAGGCGGGCGACATGTCTCCGTGCCGCTCGCCCTCCACGCCGCGGCACCTCCGCTACCGACAGTCGGGAGGTTCGacgcgccacacacacacacacacgctgtctaTCACTGTATTATTCTGGTTCTATTCGCTTTACCGTCTCTGGGTCCCCACAGTCTCGCCGGGGGACAACTCCCGCTGCACGATGTCGTCGGCGTCGGCCTTCGCCatcgccaccgccgccgccgggcaCGGCAGCTCGCAGG CTTTCACTGGTTCTGACAAAGTCTGCGACAAGGAGTTCATCATCCGCAGAGCCGCGACCAACCGAGTCCTCAACGTGCTGCGACACTGGGTCTCCAAGCACTCGCAG GACTTTGACATGAGCAGCGAGCTGAAGATGGGGGTCATCTGTCTGCTGGAGGAAGTGATACGAGATCCAGACCTGCTCCCCCAAGAGAGGAAAGCCACCTCCAACATCTTAAg TGCTCTTTCTCAGGAGGACCAGGACGATGCTCAGCTGAAGATCGAGGACATACTGCAGATG AGAAGCTGTCCCCTCCTCCACTTCATCGCG GCGGAGAACCCGAAGGCCGAGTGCTTCGAGTCGCTCTCGGCGATGGAGCTGGCCGAGCAGATCACGCTGCTGGACCACATCGTGTTCAGGGGCATCCCCTACGA GGAGTTCCTCGGTCAGGGCTGGATGAAGGTGGACAAGACGGAGAGGACTCCGTACATCATGAAGACCAGCCAGCATTTCAACGAC ATGAGCAACCTGGTGGCGTCTCAGATCATGACCCACACTGACGTGGGCTCCAGGGCCGGCGCCATCGAGAAGTGGCTCGCCGTCGCCGACATCTGCCGCTGCCTCAACAACTACAACGGCGTGCTGGAGATCACCTCCGCCCTCAACCGCAGCGCCATCTACAGGCTGAAGAAGACCTGGGCCAAAGTCTGCAAGCAG ACCAAGGCCCTGATGGACCGGCTGCAGAAGACGGTGTCGTCAGAAGGGAGGTTCAAGAATCTACGGGAGACGCTGAAGAA ctgcaACCCGCCGTGCGTCCCCTACCTGGGCATGTACCTCACCGACCTGGCTTTCATCGAGGAGGGGACCCCCAACTTCACCAAGGAGGGCCTGGTGAACTTCTCCAAGATGAGGATG ATCTCTCACATCatccgggagatccgtcagttCCAACAAGCACCTTACAGGATAGAGCACCAGCCCAAG GTGACTCAGTTCCTCCTGGATAAGACGCTAGTGATGGATGAAGACACCCTCTACGAGCTCTCGTTAAAGATCGAACCCCGAGTCCCACCCGGCTAA
- the rasgrf2a gene encoding ras-specific guanine nucleotide-releasing factor 2 isoform X8 — MQKGVRYNEGHALYLSVVARKEGSKRGFLSRKTAENGRWAEKYFALHQNVLFYFDNDQSARPSGIYLLEGCACERAPAPKVCAVSKEPPEKQQHYFLVIFGHDGQKPLELRSEEESDCNEWVECIQQASYSDIIIEREILMQKYIHLVQIMETEKIAANQLRTQLEDQDAEIERLKAEIVVVNKTKGRMQPQQLNPEEEDPDIKKIKKVQSFMRGWLCRRRWKIIVQDYISSPHAESMRKRNQIVFNMVEAETEYVHQLSILVNCFLRPLRMAASSKKPPISHDDVSTVFLNSETIMFLHEIFHQGLKARIANWPTLVLADLFDILLPMLNIYQEFVRNHQYSLQVLANCKQNRDFDKLLKQYESNAACEGRMLETFLTYPMFQIPRYIITLHELLAHTPHEHVERKSLEFAKSKLEELSKMMHDEVSDTENIRKNLAIERMIVEGCDILLDTSQTFVRQGSLVQLPSSSERGMLSKVRLGSLSLRKEGERQCFLFTKHFLICTRTSGGKLHLLKQGGTLSLIECTLIEELEASDEDYNAAGQGFNHLEFKVVVEPPDGGSFSVVLLAPSRQEKAAWTSDISQCIDNIRCNGLMTSVFEENSKVSVPHMIKSDARLHKDDVDICFSKTLNSCKVPQIRYASVERLLERLTDLRFLSIDFLNTFLHTYRIFTTAAVVIDKLADIYKKPFTSIPVRSLELFFATNQGSWGTDPLNNKSPRLGRKFSSPPPLTLPSRTSSPVRCRKLSLSSPVGGRAGPLDLSATPTSSAANSPTSTHGPCFPSPPPACRPASGSSSPPPVSAKTPGSPEPGPAGGGEDVGGELPRIDAFCGKLRRSIRRAVLETVSLDKFFPDSPGGVEAGDMSPCRSPSTPRHLRYRQSGVSPGDNSRCTMSSASAFAIATAAAGHGSSQAFTGSDKVCDKEFIIRRAATNRVLNVLRHWVSKHSQDFDMSSELKMGVICLLEEVIRDPDLLPQERKATSNILSALSQEDQDDAQLKIEDILQMRSCPLLHFIAAENPKAECFESLSAMELAEQITLLDHIVFRGIPYEEFLGQGWMKVDKTERTPYIMKTSQHFNDMSNLVASQIMTHTDVGSRAGAIEKWLAVADICRCLNNYNGVLEITSALNRSAIYRLKKTWAKVCKQTKALMDRLQKTVSSEGRFKNLRETLKNCNPPCVPYLGMYLTDLAFIEEGTPNFTKEGLVNFSKMRMISHIIREIRQFQQAPYRIEHQPKVTQFLLDKTLVMDEDTLYELSLKIEPRVPPG; from the exons ATGCAGAAGGGCGTCCGGTACAACGAGGGCCACGCGCTCTACCTGTCGGTGGTCGCGCGCAAAGAGGGCTCCAAGCGCGGCTTCCTGAGCAGGAAGACGGCGGAGAACGGCCGCTGGGCCGAGAAGTACTTCGCGCTGCACCAGAACGTGCTCTTCTACTTCGACAACGACCAGAGCGCGAGGCCCTCGGGGATATACCTGCTGGAGGGGTGCGCGTGCGAGCGCGCGCCCGCGCCCAAGGTGTGCGCCGTCAGCAAGGAGCCGCCggagaagcagcag CACTACTTCCTGGTGATCTTCGGCCACGATGGACAGAAGCCGTTGGAGCTGCGGTCGGAGGAGGAGTCGGACTGCAACGAGTGGGTGGAGTGCATCCAGCAGGCCAG ttacTCTGACATCATCATCGAGCGTGAGATCCTGATGCAGAAGTACATCCACCTGGTGCAGATCATGGAGACGGAGAAGATCGCAGCCAATCAGCTGCGCACTCAGCTGGAGGACCAGGACGCCGAGATCGAGAGGCTCAAggccgag ATCGTCGTGGTGAACAAAACCAAGGGCAGGATGCAGCCTCAGCAGCTCAACCCGGAGGAGGAAGACCCCGACATCAAAAAGATCAAGAAG GTGCAGAGCTTCATGCGCGGCTGGCTGTGCCGGAGGAGGTGGAAGATCATCGTCCAGGACTACATCAGCTCGCCGCACGCCGAGagcatgaggaagaggaaccagATCGTCTTCAACATGGTGGAGGCGGAGACGGAGTACGTCCACCAGCTGTCCATCCTGGTCAACTGCTTCCTGCGGCCGCTCCGCATGGCGGCCAGCTCCAAGAAGCCGCCCATCAGCCACGACGACGTCAGCACCGTGTTCCTGAACAG cgagaCCATCATGTTCCTGCACGAGATCTTCCACCAGGGTCTCAAAGCTCGGATCGCCAACTGGCCCACGCTGGTCCTGG CCGACCTGTTCGACATCCTGCTGCCGATGCTGAACATCTACCAGGAGTTTGTGCGGAACCACCAGTACAGCCTGCAGGTTCTGGCCAACTGCAAACAGAACCGGGACTTCGACAAGCTGCTGAAGCAGTACGAGTCCAACGCAGCGTGTGAGGGCCGCATGCTGGAGACCTTCCTCACGTACCCCATGTTCCAG ATCCCCCGCTACATCATCACGCTCCACGAGCTGCTGGCCCACACGCCTCACGAGCACGTGGAGCGCAAGAGCCTCGAGTTCGCCAAATCCAAACTGGAGGAGCTGTCCAA GATGATGCACGACGAGGTCAGCGACACCgagaacatcaggaagaacCTGGCCATCGAGAGGATGATCGTGGAGGGCTGTGACATCCTGCTGGACACCAGCCAGACCTTCGTCAGGCAAG GCTCCCTGGTCCAGCTGCCGTCCAGCAGCGAGCGGGGGATGCTCAGCAAGGTGCGCCTGGGCTCGCTCTCCCTGAGGAAAGAGGGCGAGCGGCAGTGCTTCCTGTTCACCAAGCACTTCCTCATCTGCACGCGGACATCTGGAGGGAAGCTCCACCTGCTGAAG cagggcGGCACGCTGTCCCTGATCGAGTGCACTCTCATCGAGGAGCTGGAAGCCAGCGACGAGGACT ACAACGCGGCCGGTCAGGGCTTCAACCACCTGGAGTTcaaggtggtggtggagcctCCGGACGGCGGGTCCTTCTCCGTCGTCCTGCTGGCTCCCTCCCGCCAGGAGAAGGCGGCGTGGACCAGCGACATCAGCCAG tgcatCGACAACATCCGGTGCAACGGCCTGATGACCAGCGTGTTCGAGGAGAACTCCAAGGTGTCGGTGCCGCACATGATCAA GTCCGACGCCCGGCTGCACAAAGACGACGTGGACATCTGCTTCAGCAAGACGCTGAACTCCTGCAAGGTGCCCCAGATCCGCTACGCCAGCGTGGAGCGCCTCCTGGAGCGGCTGACCGACCTGCGCTTCCTCTCCATCGACTTCCTCAACACCTTCCTGCACACGTACCGCATCTTCACCACGGCCGCCGTGGTCATCGACAAGCTGGCCGACATCTACAAGAAGCCCTTCACCTCCATCCCCGTCAG gtCTCTGGAGCTCTTCTTCGCCACCAACCAGGGCTCGTGGGGGACGGACCCCCTGAACAACAAATCCCCGAGGCTGGGCCGCAAGTTCTCCTCCCCGCCgcccctcaccctcccctcccgcacctcctcccccgtccGCTGCCGCAAGCTGTCGCTCAGCTCCCCCGTGGGCGGGAGAGCCGGCCCCCTGGACCTCTCTGCCACGCCCACCTCCTCCGCAGCCAACtcgcccacctccacccacgGCCCCTGCTTCCCCTCTCCGCCGCCCGCCTGCCGTCCCGCCTCCGGCTCGTCCTCGCCGCCCCCCGTCTCCGCCAAGACCCCCGGCTCGCCGGAGCCCGGCCCGGCCGGCGGCGGGGAGGACGTCGGCGGGGAGCTGCCGCGCATCGACGCCTTCTGCGGGAAGCTGAGGCGGAGCATCCGCAGGG CTGTCCTGGAGACCGTCTCTCTGGACAAGTTCTTCCCCGACTCGCCGGGCGGCGTCGAGGCGGGCGACATGTCTCCGTGCCGCTCGCCCTCCACGCCGCGGCACCTCCGCTACCGACAGTCGGGAG TCTCGCCGGGGGACAACTCCCGCTGCACGATGTCGTCGGCGTCGGCCTTCGCCatcgccaccgccgccgccgggcaCGGCAGCTCGCAGG CTTTCACTGGTTCTGACAAAGTCTGCGACAAGGAGTTCATCATCCGCAGAGCCGCGACCAACCGAGTCCTCAACGTGCTGCGACACTGGGTCTCCAAGCACTCGCAG GACTTTGACATGAGCAGCGAGCTGAAGATGGGGGTCATCTGTCTGCTGGAGGAAGTGATACGAGATCCAGACCTGCTCCCCCAAGAGAGGAAAGCCACCTCCAACATCTTAAg TGCTCTTTCTCAGGAGGACCAGGACGATGCTCAGCTGAAGATCGAGGACATACTGCAGATG AGAAGCTGTCCCCTCCTCCACTTCATCGCG GCGGAGAACCCGAAGGCCGAGTGCTTCGAGTCGCTCTCGGCGATGGAGCTGGCCGAGCAGATCACGCTGCTGGACCACATCGTGTTCAGGGGCATCCCCTACGA GGAGTTCCTCGGTCAGGGCTGGATGAAGGTGGACAAGACGGAGAGGACTCCGTACATCATGAAGACCAGCCAGCATTTCAACGAC ATGAGCAACCTGGTGGCGTCTCAGATCATGACCCACACTGACGTGGGCTCCAGGGCCGGCGCCATCGAGAAGTGGCTCGCCGTCGCCGACATCTGCCGCTGCCTCAACAACTACAACGGCGTGCTGGAGATCACCTCCGCCCTCAACCGCAGCGCCATCTACAGGCTGAAGAAGACCTGGGCCAAAGTCTGCAAGCAG ACCAAGGCCCTGATGGACCGGCTGCAGAAGACGGTGTCGTCAGAAGGGAGGTTCAAGAATCTACGGGAGACGCTGAAGAA ctgcaACCCGCCGTGCGTCCCCTACCTGGGCATGTACCTCACCGACCTGGCTTTCATCGAGGAGGGGACCCCCAACTTCACCAAGGAGGGCCTGGTGAACTTCTCCAAGATGAGGATG ATCTCTCACATCatccgggagatccgtcagttCCAACAAGCACCTTACAGGATAGAGCACCAGCCCAAG GTGACTCAGTTCCTCCTGGATAAGACGCTAGTGATGGATGAAGACACCCTCTACGAGCTCTCGTTAAAGATCGAACCCCGAGTCCCACCCGGCTAA